A stretch of the Rhizomicrobium sp. genome encodes the following:
- the recQ gene encoding DNA helicase RecQ, with protein MTLLPIAAKEQVLKDVFGFDRFRPGQEAAMDALLAGRNVLTVMPTGSGKSLCFQVPALVLGGLTIVVSPLVALMQDQVSALRLAGVAADSINSAQDRDSNVAAWRRAAAGETRLLYLAPERLMTERMLAALAKLDVRLIAVDEAHCISQWGPAFRPEYEALARLSELFPGVPIAALTATADEATRGDIAARLFAGKVERVVLGFDRPNIRLAVAPKHEWKKQLLAFLGGQRGKSGIVYCLSRKKTEETAALLIENGIRALAYHAGMDKSEREANQNTFMSEPAIVMVATIAFGMGIDKSDVRFVFHADLPGSLEAYYQEIGRAGRDGEPAQAHMLFGLGDIRMRRVFIEQEEAGEDRRRREHQRLSALIGYCEAASCRRQILLSYFGEKAEPCGNCDLCADPGTLVDATATARAALETVRQTGERYGTVHIANVLRGMKGDKITAAGHDRLAVFGSGAAHKTEEWQALLRQLVAANYLHLDVAGYGGMEITAKGHALLRGEIGFSHRPAPERVRERRADRKARDAGAAQPLSSDETSLLAILRSLRLRLAKQRQVPAFVIFSDRSLADMAQRRPQNEVEFAEVNGVGAKKLQEFGTVFLRAIREASEL; from the coding sequence ATGACTCTCCTTCCCATCGCCGCCAAAGAGCAGGTCCTGAAGGACGTTTTCGGCTTCGATCGCTTCCGGCCGGGCCAGGAAGCCGCGATGGACGCCCTGCTTGCGGGCCGCAACGTTCTGACCGTGATGCCGACGGGATCCGGCAAGTCGCTCTGTTTCCAGGTGCCGGCGCTGGTGCTGGGCGGGCTCACCATCGTCGTTTCGCCGTTGGTCGCGCTGATGCAGGATCAGGTTTCGGCGCTGCGCCTCGCGGGCGTCGCGGCCGATTCGATCAACTCCGCCCAGGATCGCGATTCGAACGTCGCGGCCTGGCGCCGCGCCGCCGCCGGCGAGACCCGCCTGCTCTATCTGGCGCCCGAGCGGCTGATGACCGAGCGGATGCTGGCCGCGCTGGCGAAGCTCGACGTCCGCCTCATCGCGGTCGACGAGGCACACTGCATCTCGCAATGGGGTCCCGCCTTCCGCCCCGAATACGAAGCGCTCGCGCGCCTGTCCGAACTCTTCCCCGGCGTGCCGATCGCGGCCCTGACCGCCACCGCCGACGAAGCCACCCGCGGCGACATCGCGGCCAGGCTCTTCGCGGGCAAGGTTGAGAGGGTCGTTCTCGGCTTCGACCGCCCCAATATCCGGCTTGCCGTCGCGCCCAAGCACGAGTGGAAGAAGCAGCTCCTCGCTTTCCTGGGCGGCCAGCGCGGCAAAAGCGGCATCGTCTATTGCCTGTCGCGCAAGAAGACCGAAGAGACCGCAGCGCTGCTGATCGAGAACGGCATCCGCGCCCTCGCCTATCACGCGGGCATGGACAAATCCGAGCGTGAAGCCAACCAGAACACCTTCATGAGCGAGCCCGCTATCGTGATGGTCGCAACCATCGCCTTCGGCATGGGCATCGACAAATCCGATGTCCGATTCGTCTTCCACGCCGACCTGCCCGGCAGTCTCGAAGCCTATTATCAGGAGATTGGCCGCGCCGGCCGCGACGGCGAGCCCGCGCAGGCGCATATGCTGTTCGGCCTGGGCGACATCCGCATGCGGCGCGTCTTCATCGAGCAGGAGGAAGCCGGCGAGGACCGCCGCCGCCGCGAGCACCAGCGCCTCAGCGCCCTCATCGGTTATTGCGAGGCAGCCTCCTGCCGCCGCCAGATCCTGCTTTCCTATTTCGGCGAGAAGGCCGAGCCTTGCGGCAATTGCGACCTCTGCGCCGATCCCGGCACGCTGGTCGACGCCACCGCAACGGCGCGCGCCGCGCTCGAGACGGTGCGGCAGACCGGCGAGCGTTACGGCACCGTCCACATCGCCAATGTGCTGCGCGGCATGAAGGGCGACAAGATCACCGCCGCCGGGCATGACCGCCTTGCCGTCTTCGGCAGCGGTGCCGCTCATAAGACTGAAGAATGGCAGGCCTTGCTGCGCCAGCTCGTCGCCGCAAACTATCTGCATCTCGACGTCGCCGGCTACGGCGGCATGGAGATCACTGCCAAGGGCCACGCCTTGCTGCGCGGTGAGATCGGCTTCAGCCACCGCCCCGCGCCCGAACGCGTCCGCGAGCGCCGCGCCGACCGCAAGGCACGGGACGCCGGCGCTGCGCAGCCCCTCAGCAGCGACGAGACCTCCCTGCTCGCGATCCTGCGCAGCCTGCGCCTGCGCCTCGCCAAGCAGCGCCAAGTTCCCGCCTTTGTGATCTTCTCAGACCGCAGTCTCGCCGACATGGCGCAGCGCCGCCCACAAAACGAAGTTGAGTTCGCCGAGGTCAACGGCGTCGGCGCCAAGAAGCTGCAAGAGTTCGGGACGGTGTTCCTGCGTGCGATACGGGAGGCGAGTGAGCTGTAA
- a CDS encoding DUF3126 family protein encodes MTRSEIWRLEKYLRNLFRLDTISIVERPKQADSVEVQVAGEFIGVIFKDEEDGEVSYAFNMAILEMDLPEPPASRT; translated from the coding sequence TTGACCCGCAGTGAAATCTGGCGCCTCGAAAAATACCTGCGCAACCTGTTCCGGCTGGACACGATCAGCATCGTGGAGCGGCCCAAGCAGGCGGATTCCGTCGAAGTGCAGGTCGCCGGCGAGTTCATCGGCGTGATCTTCAAGGACGAGGAAGACGGCGAGGTCTCCTACGCCTTCAACATGGCGATCCTCGAGATGGACCTGCCGGAACCGCCGGCAAGCCGGACGTAG
- a CDS encoding FAD-binding oxidoreductase has product MSADPRGYYAASADKLPPLPRLTGEWRADLCVVGGGFTGLSAALHAARTGAKVALVEAQTIGFAASGRNGGQIHPGHRKEQAALERWLGQSHARDLWRLSEEARALVFALGARGCDLKRGLILAAHDRAAACGLAEDADYLKTHYAYDELRMLDRDAARTALGSPVYPAARLDTGGGHLHPLKFARRLAREAVKAGATLFEASPATALEDGAVHCAGGTIRADHIVLATDAFSAALAPQLAPYIAHVESFIVATAPVGPGILPSDAAVADTRHVLDYYRKSADGRLLFAGRESYWNPPANIAALVRPRLLRVFPALKDIPIEYAWRGTVGITRTRMPHFGRLGPRILFGHGYSGHGVALSVLGGKALAEAAQGDPTRFDILAKVPPKKFPGGRMLRKPMVTAALTLLKWKDAV; this is encoded by the coding sequence ATGAGTGCCGATCCACGAGGCTATTACGCCGCCAGTGCCGACAAGCTGCCGCCGCTACCGCGCCTGACCGGCGAATGGCGCGCCGATCTCTGTGTCGTGGGCGGCGGCTTCACCGGCCTGTCGGCGGCGCTGCATGCCGCGCGCACCGGCGCCAAGGTGGCGCTGGTCGAGGCGCAGACGATCGGCTTCGCGGCGTCGGGCCGCAATGGCGGCCAGATCCATCCCGGCCATCGCAAGGAACAAGCGGCGCTCGAGCGTTGGCTAGGCCAATCCCACGCGCGCGATCTGTGGCGGTTGAGCGAGGAGGCCCGCGCGCTGGTCTTCGCGCTGGGCGCGCGCGGCTGCGATCTGAAGCGCGGCCTGATCCTCGCGGCCCACGACCGTGCCGCGGCGTGTGGTCTCGCCGAAGATGCCGACTATCTCAAGACGCATTACGCCTATGACGAGCTGCGCATGCTCGACCGCGATGCGGCCCGGACCGCGCTGGGTTCGCCGGTCTATCCGGCGGCGCGGCTGGACACGGGCGGCGGCCATCTGCATCCGCTCAAATTCGCTCGCCGCCTGGCGCGCGAAGCGGTAAAGGCAGGCGCGACCCTGTTCGAGGCGAGCCCAGCGACCGCGCTGGAAGATGGCGCCGTGCATTGCGCCGGCGGGACGATCCGCGCCGACCACATCGTGCTCGCGACGGACGCGTTCAGCGCCGCGCTGGCGCCGCAGCTCGCGCCTTACATCGCGCATGTCGAGAGCTTCATCGTCGCCACCGCACCGGTCGGTCCCGGCATCCTTCCGAGCGACGCGGCGGTCGCCGACACCCGCCACGTCCTCGACTACTACCGCAAAAGCGCCGACGGGCGCCTGCTCTTCGCCGGCCGCGAGAGCTACTGGAATCCGCCCGCCAATATCGCCGCCCTGGTGCGTCCGCGCCTGCTCCGCGTGTTTCCGGCACTGAAAGACATTCCCATCGAATATGCCTGGCGCGGCACGGTCGGCATCACCCGCACCCGCATGCCGCATTTCGGCCGCCTGGGCCCACGTATCCTGTTCGGCCACGGCTATAGCGGCCACGGCGTCGCGCTGTCGGTGCTGGGTGGCAAGGCACTCGCGGAGGCCGCGCAGGGCGACCCCACCCGCTTCGACATTCTCGCGAAGGTCCCGCCGAAAAAATTCCCCGGCGGCCGGATGCTGCGCAAGCCGATGGTGACGGCGGCGCTGACGCTGTTGAAATGGAAGGACGCGGTTTAA
- the cysE gene encoding serine O-acetyltransferase has product MAVTREKVATCDPIWHFLRGQAEALAEREPALASFVHAIVLKHERLESALSYHLAKKIGSDDLSPMMMREIFDEAMADDPSIGDAMRADLAAVFDRDPACKAHVDAFLFYKGFQALQCHRFAHWLWRHERRAMALFIQSRVSELFQVDIHPAAAMGKGIMIDHATGVVIGETAVVEDDVSIMQGVTLGGTGKETGNRHPKVRRGVLISLGAKILGNIEIGEYSRIGAGSVVLRNVPPGCTAVGVPARLTNCAGGDRPSQEMNQVIEDEDAKSG; this is encoded by the coding sequence ATGGCCGTCACACGCGAAAAAGTCGCCACTTGCGATCCCATCTGGCACTTCCTGCGCGGGCAGGCCGAAGCCCTGGCTGAGCGCGAGCCGGCGCTGGCCAGCTTCGTCCACGCCATCGTGCTCAAGCATGAGCGGCTGGAGAGCGCGCTGTCCTATCATCTCGCCAAGAAGATCGGCTCGGACGATCTGTCGCCGATGATGATGCGCGAGATCTTCGACGAGGCGATGGCCGACGATCCGTCCATCGGCGATGCGATGCGCGCCGACCTGGCTGCGGTGTTCGACCGCGACCCGGCGTGCAAGGCGCATGTCGACGCCTTCTTGTTCTACAAGGGCTTCCAGGCGCTGCAATGCCATCGCTTCGCCCATTGGCTGTGGCGGCATGAACGTCGCGCCATGGCGCTGTTCATCCAGAGTCGTGTGTCGGAGCTGTTTCAGGTCGACATCCATCCGGCTGCCGCGATGGGCAAGGGCATCATGATCGACCACGCCACCGGCGTGGTGATCGGCGAGACGGCCGTGGTCGAGGACGACGTCTCGATCATGCAGGGCGTGACGCTGGGCGGCACCGGCAAGGAGACGGGCAACCGTCATCCGAAGGTGCGGCGCGGCGTGCTGATCTCGCTGGGCGCGAAGATCCTCGGCAATATCGAGATCGGCGAATATTCGCGGATCGGCGCTGGCAGCGTGGTGCTGCGCAACGTGCCGCCCGGCTGCACCGCGGTGGGCGTCCCGGCGCGCCTGACCAACTGCGCCGGAGGCGACCGGCCGTCGCAGGAGATGAACCAGGTCATCGAGGACGAAGACGCGAAGTCGGGGTGA
- a CDS encoding nitroreductase, which yields MDSTTPALNRPAPDALDLLLSRRSGSAKAMTGPGPSPEQLDTILAASARVPDHGKLFPWRFVIFEGDARRRVGELLAAALKESEPQTAPERLDQERHRFLRAPVVVAVISRARENIPIPEWEQVLSAGAVCQTLLIAAHAMGFVANWLTEWCAFHPLVKERLGLKPGERIAGFIYIGTSAVTLEERVRPDMSKIVSRF from the coding sequence ATGGACTCCACAACCCCAGCCCTGAATCGCCCCGCGCCCGACGCACTGGATCTCCTGCTCAGCCGCCGCTCGGGCTCGGCCAAGGCGATGACGGGCCCAGGTCCGTCGCCGGAACAGCTCGACACCATCCTGGCCGCGTCGGCCCGCGTGCCCGACCACGGCAAGTTGTTCCCCTGGCGCTTTGTGATCTTCGAAGGCGATGCCCGACGCCGCGTAGGCGAATTGCTCGCCGCCGCGCTCAAGGAGAGCGAGCCGCAGACGGCGCCCGAGCGACTCGACCAGGAGCGCCACCGTTTCCTGCGCGCCCCGGTGGTCGTCGCCGTGATCAGCCGCGCCCGCGAGAATATCCCGATCCCCGAATGGGAACAGGTCCTCTCCGCCGGCGCGGTCTGCCAGACCCTGCTGATCGCGGCCCACGCGATGGGCTTCGTGGCCAACTGGCTGACCGAATGGTGCGCCTTCCACCCCCTGGTGAAAGAGCGTCTCGGCCTCAAGCCCGGCGAACGCATCGCGGGCTTCATCTATATCGGTACGAGCGCGGTGACGCTGGAAGAGCGCGTGCGCCCGGACATGAGCAAGATCGTGAGCCGGTTTTAG
- a CDS encoding sulfatase-like hydrolase/transferase, which produces MGRKILFITTDQMRFDAIGANGQRIARTPHIDALAKAGINYTRCHAQNVVCMPARSTMITGQYVTTHGVWMNGVPLPEDAPSVARHLQETKNYRTALIGKAHFEPMLDLQLKFAENRMGRAGTFGPHRGFDHMELASHGARGPLHYPQWLMKRHPEMLDNFYPVLGPDFHQNSFGGGDTDAVQVKHNATPRGLYHTDWVADRTIAYLDSLDAGEDWFVWMSFPDPHHPWDPPQEELHRHDWRDLPVPDGYPGSPEKIDAILSGKPHHWRDWWSGKRVTCYEAPPRWVPATLTTDQLREIDAMTHIKNELIDDAVGRVMAHIGTRGWDGDTDVLFSTDHGEFQGDFGLLFKGPHHVDSLMRLPLIWRPAPNAKVAPAMLEAPVGQVDFAPTFCEIAGAPVPDWMEGAALPRDSSGASKREAVFTEWDSEFEGVSVSLRTLHRDGWTITAYGKTAIYEGDEGELYDLENDPKQWRNLWNEPSAAGMKADLLADLRARTPKGDTRRRKVETFV; this is translated from the coding sequence ATGGGCCGCAAGATCCTCTTCATCACCACCGACCAGATGCGCTTCGACGCCATCGGCGCGAACGGCCAGAGGATCGCGCGCACGCCGCATATCGATGCGCTGGCGAAGGCCGGGATCAACTACACCCGCTGCCATGCGCAGAACGTGGTCTGCATGCCGGCGCGCTCGACCATGATCACCGGGCAGTACGTCACCACCCATGGCGTCTGGATGAACGGCGTGCCGCTGCCCGAAGATGCGCCGTCGGTCGCGCGCCATCTGCAGGAGACGAAGAACTACCGCACCGCGTTGATCGGCAAGGCGCATTTCGAGCCGATGCTCGACCTGCAGCTCAAATTCGCCGAGAACCGCATGGGCCGTGCCGGCACCTTCGGGCCGCATCGCGGCTTCGACCATATGGAGCTCGCCTCGCATGGCGCGCGCGGGCCGCTGCACTATCCGCAATGGCTGATGAAGCGGCACCCCGAGATGCTCGACAATTTCTATCCCGTGCTCGGCCCGGACTTCCACCAGAACTCCTTCGGCGGCGGCGACACCGATGCGGTGCAGGTCAAGCACAATGCGACGCCGCGCGGCCTCTACCACACCGACTGGGTCGCCGACCGCACCATCGCCTATCTCGACAGCCTCGATGCCGGCGAAGACTGGTTCGTCTGGATGAGCTTCCCCGACCCACACCATCCCTGGGACCCGCCACAGGAGGAGCTCCACCGCCACGACTGGCGCGATTTGCCGGTGCCGGACGGCTATCCCGGCAGCCCTGAGAAGATCGACGCGATCCTCTCCGGCAAGCCGCATCACTGGCGCGACTGGTGGAGCGGCAAGCGCGTCACCTGCTATGAGGCGCCGCCGCGCTGGGTGCCCGCGACGCTGACGACCGACCAGCTGCGCGAGATCGACGCGATGACCCACATCAAGAACGAGCTGATCGACGACGCGGTCGGCCGGGTGATGGCGCATATCGGCACGCGCGGCTGGGACGGCGACACCGACGTGCTCTTCTCCACCGACCATGGCGAGTTCCAGGGCGATTTCGGCCTGCTGTTCAAAGGTCCACACCATGTCGACAGCCTGATGCGCCTGCCGCTGATCTGGCGCCCCGCGCCCAACGCCAAGGTCGCGCCCGCGATGCTCGAAGCACCCGTGGGCCAGGTCGATTTCGCGCCGACCTTCTGCGAGATCGCCGGCGCGCCCGTGCCGGACTGGATGGAAGGCGCCGCCCTGCCCCGCGACAGTTCGGGCGCGTCGAAGCGCGAAGCGGTCTTCACCGAATGGGACAGCGAGTTCGAAGGCGTCTCGGTCTCGCTGCGAACCCTGCACCGCGACGGCTGGACCATCACCGCCTATGGCAAGACCGCGATCTACGAAGGCGACGAAGGCGAGCTCTACGACCTCGAGAACGATCCGAAGCAGTGGCGCAATCTGTGGAACGAGCCTTCGGCCGCCGGCATGAAAGCGGACTTGCTCGCCGATCTGCGCGCCCGCACGCCCAAGGGCGACACCCGCCGCCGCAAGGTCGAGACCTTTGTCTGA
- a CDS encoding pepsin/retropepsin-like aspartic protease family protein, whose product MNVPRLALAGLTLSLLGTAPAMAESRLCQMPLEASLDMTTEADGEVSVPVTVSGLAGQMLIDTGGVQTILGRTVARRLALGIQPSANTYMLFGGVRLQELATAHELILGRLKAKEIPLLLAPPASLHNDDIGILAPDIMSNYDVELDFAAGKFNLFQHFSCSGTPVYWTKEPVATVPFKHDFEDHIMISIALDGQEVTAGVDTGADRSTMTLAAFRELFGKGPDEPALSVVGKISINGTRAMRIFRYSFQALNFEGIRVQKPNIDIVETDRLDDRAPKIILGVETLRQLHMYIAYDARKIYFTAAEAR is encoded by the coding sequence ATGAACGTCCCGCGCCTCGCTCTTGCCGGACTCACGTTGTCGTTGCTGGGCACAGCTCCAGCGATGGCCGAGTCCAGGCTCTGTCAGATGCCGCTCGAAGCGTCGCTGGACATGACGACGGAAGCGGACGGAGAGGTCTCGGTGCCGGTCACCGTCTCCGGTCTGGCCGGTCAGATGCTGATCGACACCGGCGGAGTGCAGACCATCCTCGGTAGGACCGTGGCCCGGCGCCTCGCTCTCGGCATCCAACCGTCAGCCAACACCTATATGCTGTTCGGCGGCGTGCGCCTGCAAGAGTTGGCGACGGCACATGAGCTCATACTCGGGAGGCTCAAGGCGAAAGAGATTCCGTTGCTGCTGGCGCCGCCGGCGTCGCTGCACAACGACGACATCGGAATTCTCGCGCCGGACATCATGTCGAACTACGATGTCGAGCTCGATTTCGCGGCCGGGAAGTTCAACCTGTTCCAGCACTTTTCCTGTTCCGGCACGCCGGTCTATTGGACCAAGGAACCCGTCGCGACGGTACCCTTCAAGCACGATTTCGAAGACCATATCATGATTTCGATCGCGCTCGACGGCCAGGAGGTGACGGCCGGCGTCGACACCGGCGCGGACCGTTCGACCATGACCCTCGCGGCGTTTCGCGAATTGTTCGGCAAGGGGCCGGACGAACCGGCGCTGAGCGTGGTCGGCAAGATATCGATCAACGGCACGCGGGCGATGCGGATATTCCGCTATTCCTTCCAGGCCCTGAACTTCGAAGGCATCCGGGTGCAGAAGCCCAATATCGACATCGTGGAGACCGATCGCCTGGACGATCGGGCGCCGAAGATCATTCTCGGCGTCGAGACCTTGCGGCAGCTTCACATGTACATCGCCTATGACGCGCGCAAGATCTATTTCACCGCGGCCGAGGCACGGTAG
- a CDS encoding tetratricopeptide repeat protein has translation MAGARLVHAGLGWALCCGMALASGYSDFNAGIALRGRDDALAVARFTAALADPNLPANLHAVALYDRADAYARLGKTDLALADYSASLALQPSYDAYIDRAKLNFLAGTIEPALKDLSDAASLRPDLLEARVLRVALLVENDRFAEALADEATLIQMEPNEPGLYVLRSAAYRRTGDYDAARKDADMAIALKPSDPAGYFAKASAFEAQGRLDDALAAIGIALQKSRRNLFAQMQKGILLWEQKKFEDAEQAFIDAQGLAPDFGYAQLWRTIAHRAAHPEESDPPPAAGKLDMAVWPAPLAALYDGAATPAQVAAAAAAATPADRRLHLCEADFYVAQWHLMNGRPAAGRKGLDKAVHDCPYDAVERAAAIAQERP, from the coding sequence GTGGCGGGAGCGCGTCTTGTCCATGCGGGGCTTGGTTGGGCGCTATGCTGCGGCATGGCGCTCGCGAGCGGCTATTCGGACTTCAATGCCGGGATCGCGCTGCGCGGCCGCGACGATGCGCTGGCGGTTGCCAGGTTCACCGCGGCGCTGGCCGATCCCAACCTGCCGGCCAATCTGCATGCTGTCGCGCTCTATGATCGGGCCGACGCCTATGCCCGGCTCGGCAAGACCGATCTGGCGCTCGCCGACTACAGCGCAAGCCTCGCGCTGCAGCCGAGCTACGATGCCTACATAGACCGCGCCAAGCTGAATTTTCTCGCCGGCACCATCGAGCCGGCACTCAAGGATCTGTCCGACGCTGCGTCGCTGCGGCCCGACCTTTTGGAGGCGCGGGTGCTGCGGGTGGCTCTGCTGGTCGAGAACGACAGGTTCGCGGAGGCGCTGGCCGACGAGGCGACTCTGATCCAGATGGAGCCGAATGAACCCGGACTCTATGTGCTGCGCTCCGCGGCCTACCGCCGAACCGGCGACTACGACGCCGCACGCAAGGACGCGGACATGGCCATCGCGCTCAAACCATCCGACCCTGCCGGCTATTTTGCGAAGGCCTCCGCCTTTGAAGCGCAGGGCCGTCTCGACGATGCGCTGGCCGCGATCGGCATCGCGCTGCAGAAATCCCGTCGCAACCTGTTCGCACAGATGCAAAAGGGAATCCTGCTCTGGGAACAGAAGAAGTTCGAGGACGCGGAGCAGGCTTTCATCGATGCGCAAGGCCTGGCCCCCGATTTCGGCTATGCACAGCTGTGGCGCACCATCGCGCATCGCGCCGCGCACCCCGAAGAGAGCGATCCGCCCCCGGCGGCCGGCAAGCTGGACATGGCGGTATGGCCCGCGCCGCTCGCCGCGCTCTATGACGGCGCGGCCACGCCGGCCCAGGTCGCGGCCGCGGCGGCCGCCGCCACGCCGGCCGACCGCCGGCTTCATCTCTGCGAGGCCGACTTTTACGTCGCGCAATGGCATCTGATGAACGGGCGCCCCGCCGCGGGGCGCAAAGGGCTCGATAAAGCGGTGCATGACTGCCCTTATGACGCCGTGGAGCGCGCCGCCGCCATCGCGCAGGAGCGGCCATGA
- the queE gene encoding 7-carboxy-7-deazaguanine synthase codes for MTYSVKEIYYTLQGEGAQAGRAAVFLRFAGCNLWSGLERDRANATCRFCDTDFVGTDGPGGGKFADAEALADAVAAQWPGGGKPYVVCTGGEPLLQLDAAATTALHARGFEIGIETNGTQEPPPGIDWICVSPKAGAELVLRRGNELKLVYPQAGAEPERFAGLAFDNFFLQPMDNAARDANTAAATAYCLAKPQWRLSLQTHKLIGIR; via the coding sequence ATGACCTATTCGGTCAAGGAGATTTATTACACGCTGCAGGGCGAAGGGGCGCAGGCGGGACGCGCCGCGGTGTTCCTGCGCTTCGCGGGCTGCAATCTGTGGAGCGGATTGGAGCGCGACCGTGCGAATGCGACATGCCGCTTCTGCGATACGGATTTCGTCGGCACCGATGGGCCGGGCGGCGGGAAGTTCGCCGATGCGGAGGCGCTCGCCGACGCCGTCGCGGCGCAGTGGCCGGGAGGCGGCAAGCCTTATGTCGTGTGCACTGGCGGCGAGCCGCTGCTGCAGCTCGACGCGGCGGCGACCACGGCGCTGCACGCCCGTGGCTTCGAGATCGGGATAGAGACGAACGGCACGCAGGAGCCGCCTCCGGGCATCGACTGGATTTGCGTCAGCCCCAAGGCAGGTGCCGAACTGGTGCTCCGGCGCGGCAACGAGTTGAAGCTGGTCTATCCGCAAGCGGGCGCGGAGCCGGAGCGGTTCGCGGGCCTGGCCTTCGATAATTTCTTCCTGCAGCCGATGGACAACGCGGCACGCGACGCCAACACGGCGGCGGCGACGGCATATTGTCTTGCCAAGCCACAATGGCGTTTGAGCCTGCAAACCCATAAGCTGATCGGCATACGCTGA
- the queC gene encoding 7-cyano-7-deazaguanine synthase QueC, producing the protein MTGATALVLFSGGQDSTTCLAWALARFAHVETVGFDYGQRHIAELAARPHLLEALRGFTTWSGTLGEDHVLPIDTLKAIGGTALTDDVAIEMGGNGLPTTFVPARNLMFLNAAAALGYRRGISDLVGGMCETDFSGYPDCRDETIQATAKSLSLGLARETRIHTPLMWIDKAATWKLAEELGGTKLIELIVRETVTCYHGDPSVHDWGRGCGICPACELRANGYAKYRAA; encoded by the coding sequence ATGACCGGCGCCACCGCACTTGTGCTGTTTTCCGGCGGACAGGACTCCACGACCTGTCTCGCCTGGGCGCTTGCGCGCTTTGCCCATGTCGAGACCGTCGGGTTCGATTACGGCCAGCGGCATATCGCCGAGCTCGCGGCACGACCCCATCTGCTCGAGGCCTTGCGCGGATTCACGACCTGGTCCGGAACGCTGGGCGAGGATCATGTCTTGCCGATCGACACGCTGAAAGCGATCGGCGGAACGGCGCTGACGGATGACGTGGCGATCGAGATGGGCGGCAATGGATTGCCGACGACCTTCGTTCCGGCGCGCAACCTGATGTTCCTCAACGCGGCCGCGGCGCTGGGCTATCGACGCGGGATTTCGGACCTGGTCGGCGGGATGTGCGAGACCGACTTCTCCGGCTACCCCGACTGCCGCGACGAGACCATTCAGGCGACCGCGAAGTCGCTCTCGCTCGGCTTGGCGCGCGAGACGCGCATCCACACGCCCTTGATGTGGATCGACAAGGCGGCGACGTGGAAGCTGGCGGAGGAACTGGGCGGCACGAAGCTGATCGAGCTGATCGTGCGCGAGACGGTCACCTGCTACCATGGCGATCCGTCGGTGCATGACTGGGGCCGGGGCTGCGGAATTTGTCCGGCCTGCGAGCTGCGCGCCAACGGCTACGCCAAGTACCGCGCGGCATGA